A window of Gouania willdenowi chromosome 12, fGouWil2.1, whole genome shotgun sequence contains these coding sequences:
- the rpl28 gene encoding large ribosomal subunit protein eL28, whose product MSSHLQWMVIRNCSSFLLKRNGQTYSTEPNNLKARNSFRFNGLVHKKTVGVQPAADGKGIVVVLKKRKGQHKPATSYDKITINKNSRATLNSLRHIIRKNHYRKDLRMAALRRASAILKSQKPVVVKKKRTKAAKTA is encoded by the exons ATGTCGTCCCATCTGCAGTGGATGGTCATCAGGAACTGCTCCAGCTTCCTCCTGAAGAGGAATGGACAGACTTACAGCACT GAGCCCAACAACCTGAAAGCCAGGAACTCGTTCCGTTTCAATGGGCTGGTGCATAAGAAGACTGTTGGCGTTCAGCCAGCTGCTGATGGCAAAGGCATCGTGGTGGTGCTGAAGAAGCGTAAAG GTCAACACAAACCTGCCACGTCTTATGACAAGATCACCATCAACAAGAACTCCCGTGCCACCCTCAACAGCCTGAGGCACATCATCCGCAAGAACCATTACAGGAAAGACCTGCGCATG GCTGCTCTGCGTCGTGCCAGTGCCATTCTGAAGAGCCAGAAACCTGTTGTGGTGAAGAAGAAACGCACCAAAGCTGCCAAGACGGCATAA
- the LOC114472822 gene encoding polyadenylate-binding protein 4, whose translation MDKEEDLEALGEQIYAVICRKHKENAAKITGMLLELPVAVLSQMLQDEAMLNAALEKALRALQPAQEPRDEDDVSECSDSLGEQLFDLVEVYNTGHSQKITGMLLEQHKAAVLQLLSEPRLLEEQVKLALTMLKEQNEETDVSDSSEADDAERLGEKIYSLVEKMDPPHANDITGMLLEMDPSVLHQLLSDQTLLEAAVQKAQIALDAPN comes from the exons ATGGATAAAGAGGAGGATCTAGAGGCGCTTGGCGAGCAAATATACGCTGTAATTTGCcgcaaacacaaagaaaacgCAGCGAAAATCACAG GCATGTTACTGGAGCTTCCTGTAGCCGTCCTCAGTCAGATGCTGCAGGATGAAGCCATGCTGAATGCAGCATTGGAAAAAGCCCTCAGAGCTCTGCAGCCAGCACAGGAACCCAG AGATGAGGACGACGTGTCGGAGTGTTCAGACTCTCTGGGGGAGCAGCTCTTTGACCTGGTGGAGGTTTACAACACTGGTCACTCTCAGAAAATCACAG GGATGCTTCTTGAGCAGCACAAAGCTGCAGTGTTACAGCTGCTGTCAGAGCCCAGACTGTTGGAGGAACAAGTGAAGCTCGCTCTGACGATGCTGAAAGA GCAAAACGAAGAGACGGATGTCAGTGACTCCTCAGAGGCTGATGACGCCGAGCGGCTCGGAGAGAAGATTTACTCCCTGGTGGAGAAGATGGATCCTCCTCATGCTAATGACATCACAG GAATGTTGCTGGAAATGGATCCGTCCGTTCTTCACCAGCTGCTCAGTGACCAAACGCTGCTGGAAGCTGCAGTTCAGAAAGCACAAATAGCACTGGATGCTCCAAATTGA